One part of the Anaeromyxobacter sp. Fw109-5 genome encodes these proteins:
- a CDS encoding subclass B1 metallo-beta-lactamase ANA-1, producing MRTLLARVVVLLLVPWSAARGEPETDLGDRVRARPLSAHAWLIRSVSALEGFGDVESNAVLVTGATESVLVDTPATDEQTAPVLAWAEKTLRRPVRHLIVTHWHADRMGGIGAARARQVATYAFGRTRALARQKGLVVPEHELGPAERLTLAGLSLATWYPGHGHTADNIVVWLPEDGVLVAGCFVKDAAAGTLGNVREADPVQWATGVAALRRRYPGARIVVPGHGAAGGSELLARTTALLEAHGSRGVPASGR from the coding sequence ATGCGAACGCTCCTCGCCCGCGTCGTCGTGCTGCTCCTCGTGCCCTGGTCCGCCGCGCGGGGGGAACCCGAGACCGACCTCGGCGACCGCGTCCGGGCGCGCCCGCTCTCGGCCCACGCCTGGCTGATCCGGTCGGTGAGCGCGCTCGAGGGCTTCGGCGACGTCGAGTCGAACGCGGTGCTGGTGACGGGGGCGACGGAGTCCGTGCTCGTCGACACCCCCGCCACGGACGAGCAGACCGCGCCCGTGCTCGCCTGGGCGGAGAAGACGCTGCGCCGACCGGTGCGCCACCTGATCGTCACCCACTGGCACGCCGACCGGATGGGCGGGATCGGCGCCGCGCGGGCGCGCCAGGTCGCGACCTACGCCTTCGGCAGGACCCGCGCGCTGGCGCGGCAGAAGGGGCTCGTGGTTCCGGAGCACGAGCTCGGACCCGCAGAGCGGCTCACGCTCGCGGGCCTATCTCTGGCGACCTGGTATCCCGGCCACGGGCACACCGCGGACAACATCGTCGTGTGGCTGCCCGAGGACGGGGTGCTCGTCGCGGGATGCTTCGTGAAGGACGCAGCGGCGGGGACGCTCGGCAACGTACGGGAGGCCGACCCCGTCCAGTGGGCGACCGGGGTGGCCGCCCTGCGGCGGCGCTACCCGGGGGCTCGTATCGTCGTCCCGGGCCACGGCGCGGCCGGAGGCTCCGAGCTGCTCGCCCGAACGACGGCGCTGCTCGAGGCGCACGGCAGTCGGGGAGTTCCGGCCTCAGGCCGGTGA
- a CDS encoding GIY-YIG nuclease family protein, which produces MDRRAELKRAARETRPEAGVYQIRNVRSGRILVESTLNLKTLNGRRMELARGWHRNAQLRADVSALGPEAFVVEILEVLPEKDEGVVFPRDAVRQLEKAWLERLQPYGDRGYNDRPGPDAPPAESRSVTNGGSSSPA; this is translated from the coding sequence ATGGATCGGAGAGCCGAGCTGAAGCGCGCGGCGCGCGAGACGAGGCCCGAGGCCGGCGTGTACCAGATCAGGAACGTCCGGAGCGGGCGGATCCTGGTCGAGAGCACGCTGAACCTGAAGACCCTCAACGGCAGGCGGATGGAGCTCGCGCGCGGATGGCACAGGAACGCGCAACTCCGCGCGGACGTGAGCGCGCTCGGCCCGGAGGCGTTCGTGGTCGAGATCCTCGAGGTGCTGCCGGAGAAGGACGAGGGCGTCGTGTTCCCGCGGGACGCCGTGCGGCAGCTCGAGAAGGCGTGGCTGGAGCGGCTGCAGCCCTACGGTGACCGCGGCTACAACGACCGGCCCGGACCCGACGCGCCACCCGCGGAGTCGCGATCGGTGACGAACGGAGGGAGCTCCTCACCGGCCTGA
- a CDS encoding DUF2239 family protein: MSETMDEPRYTAFAGVRLLASGARRDVLLAVKAHHDAGGDPVLVFEDATGRQLDFDLRGTPEQVVARVAAPRAGPGRPKLGVVSREVSLLPRHWEWLEQQPNGSSAALRRLVDEARKREPDRARARRVREAAGRFMWAMAGDLPGFEEASRALYAGDAKRLGTLVRTWPKDVRAHLLALSEEAARLERPPSVETRANPRGR; encoded by the coding sequence ATGTCAGAGACGATGGACGAGCCCCGCTACACGGCCTTCGCTGGCGTCCGGCTCCTCGCGTCGGGCGCGAGGCGTGACGTGCTGCTCGCGGTGAAGGCGCATCACGACGCCGGCGGAGACCCGGTGCTGGTGTTCGAGGACGCGACCGGGCGGCAGCTCGACTTCGACCTGCGGGGCACTCCGGAGCAGGTCGTCGCGCGCGTGGCGGCGCCCAGGGCCGGGCCGGGCCGGCCGAAGCTGGGGGTGGTGAGCCGCGAGGTCTCGCTCCTGCCCCGTCACTGGGAGTGGCTGGAGCAACAGCCCAACGGCAGCTCGGCGGCGCTGCGGCGCCTGGTGGACGAGGCGAGGAAGCGCGAGCCGGATCGGGCGCGCGCGCGGCGGGTCAGAGAGGCCGCGGGCCGCTTCATGTGGGCGATGGCAGGCGATCTGCCCGGCTTCGAGGAGGCCTCGCGTGCCCTGTACGCCGGCGACGCGAAGCGGCTCGGGACGCTGGTCCGGACCTGGCCGAAGGACGTCCGCGCTCACCTGCTGGCCCTGTCGGAAGAAGCGGCACGGCTCGAGCGTCCGCCTTCGGTCGAAACCCGTGCGAACCCTCGCGGCCGCTGA
- a CDS encoding PD40 domain-containing protein — MEPAATHAGTGSTRASFASPRSGCCERPLRRALLLVALLAALVPARGAPQPYDPRYRWHTLDTPHFRVHFHQGEEALAQDVARAAERAHAALTPLLGYEPRRTEVVLSDDADDANGSATPLPYDTVRLYAVPPSSFSELNDYRDWLDALVFHEYVHILHLDRIGGFPALFNRVFGKLLVPNGLVPPWMVEGLAVLHESNGDPETGRNASALHAMYARSLALEPPGFPPLDDASNPLLEWPVGTAPYLLGGRFMAYLQARYGDGAIAGYVGRQGAQLWPYAPSWVGRRFFGGRTFAQLWAEYADAERRRAEEVVAAVRARPVTRPRRLTTRGGRAENPRWSPDGTFLAYWRRPLDGRPALYRVSPDGRDLGAVTTVDANGTLTLRSPDQAIAAIGEVHREYRVYDDLHRVDLRTGRRTRLTRGERATDPDLAPGGAFLAYVQRTGPGALALVRRPLDAAGRLGAREVLFSRRGAEVYQPRVSPDGRRIAFELQEEGRRDLALWEDGRVTRITDDGALDTSPAWTPDGRHLLFASDRGGLYNLYAWEAATGDVAQVTNVETGALQPDVSPDGRTIAFLLYSRAGYDVATIPFAPEGWLEPLPAEPRPATAAARPEPVEGRAAPDAAGSLATSNPTATSVPASPGKEAAHPERSDSASAEARSRGTTPTSTPTPIPTPTPTATATATATSTPTSTSTSTATATPTATPTATPTPTATPTATPTATSTPTATSTPTPTPTATATPTSTSTSTATPTSTSTATSTATPVPESPEKEAAHPERSDSASAEERSRGTTATPTANPVPESPGKEAAHPEPVPSDLPSRRYRALDTLGPTYWLPFLAADAAGTVFGATTGGADVLRRHAWAAQAFWSTQTQEPGYAVAYQGGWSWPRLDLSSSRFVGDSPDPGDRLLSVWTLADAGATFTFTRLSRALALRLGWSGTRYDTLEGEPGPDPRLPFPFEDGFLSDVSLLLSYSDARRFVRSISPEEGRSAAVSLSYAGSGTGSDYDLARVRGSVGQYLRVPGLGRTVLALRASGGLARGTLGGREPYELGGVPQPSLLSVALGSGMPPDALRGYDVGTFEGTGFVLANAELRFPLGAPELGRTTWPLFLRRLHGAVFADLGETFDRPGEPILAGNPLDAGALRLGLGAELRLELVLGYYIRTDLRLGLARAMGAPFDGWRAADEAIAPDEVYPYVVLGASF; from the coding sequence ATGGAGCCTGCTGCGACGCACGCCGGGACGGGCTCCACGAGAGCCTCCTTCGCCTCGCCGAGATCGGGGTGCTGCGAGCGCCCCCTGCGCCGCGCGCTCCTCCTCGTCGCGCTCCTCGCCGCGCTCGTGCCCGCGCGCGGCGCGCCGCAGCCCTACGATCCGCGCTACCGCTGGCACACCCTCGACACGCCGCACTTCCGCGTGCACTTCCACCAGGGGGAGGAGGCGCTCGCGCAGGACGTCGCGCGCGCCGCCGAGCGCGCGCACGCGGCGCTGACCCCACTGCTCGGGTACGAGCCGCGGCGCACCGAGGTGGTGCTCTCCGACGACGCCGACGACGCGAACGGCTCGGCGACGCCGCTCCCCTACGACACGGTCCGGCTCTACGCGGTCCCGCCGTCCTCGTTCTCCGAGCTGAACGACTACCGCGACTGGCTCGACGCCCTGGTCTTCCACGAGTACGTCCACATCCTCCACCTCGACCGGATCGGCGGGTTCCCGGCGCTCTTCAACCGCGTGTTCGGCAAGCTGCTCGTGCCGAACGGGCTCGTGCCGCCGTGGATGGTGGAGGGGCTCGCGGTGCTGCACGAGTCGAACGGCGACCCCGAGACGGGCCGCAACGCGAGCGCGTTGCACGCGATGTACGCGCGCTCCCTCGCGCTGGAGCCGCCGGGGTTCCCGCCGCTCGACGACGCCTCGAACCCGCTGCTCGAGTGGCCGGTGGGGACCGCGCCCTACCTGCTCGGCGGGCGCTTCATGGCCTACCTCCAGGCCCGCTACGGCGACGGCGCGATCGCGGGCTACGTCGGCCGGCAGGGCGCGCAGCTCTGGCCGTACGCGCCGTCGTGGGTGGGGCGCCGGTTCTTCGGCGGCCGAACCTTCGCCCAGCTCTGGGCGGAGTACGCGGACGCCGAGCGGCGCCGCGCCGAGGAGGTGGTGGCCGCGGTGCGCGCGCGGCCCGTCACCCGCCCCCGCCGGCTGACCACCCGCGGCGGCCGGGCCGAGAACCCTCGCTGGAGCCCAGACGGCACGTTCCTCGCCTACTGGCGGCGCCCGCTCGACGGACGGCCCGCCCTCTACCGGGTGTCACCCGACGGGAGGGATCTCGGCGCCGTCACGACGGTGGACGCGAACGGGACGCTCACCCTTCGGTCGCCTGACCAGGCGATCGCGGCGATCGGCGAGGTGCACCGCGAGTACCGGGTCTACGACGATCTCCACCGCGTGGATCTGCGCACCGGCCGCCGCACTCGGCTCACGCGCGGCGAGCGCGCCACCGATCCCGACCTCGCGCCCGGCGGCGCGTTCCTCGCGTACGTGCAGCGCACCGGTCCGGGCGCGCTCGCGCTCGTGCGCCGTCCCCTCGACGCCGCCGGCCGGCTCGGCGCGCGCGAGGTGCTGTTCTCGCGGCGCGGCGCGGAGGTGTACCAGCCGCGCGTCTCACCCGACGGACGCCGCATCGCGTTCGAGCTGCAGGAGGAGGGACGGCGCGACCTCGCGCTGTGGGAGGACGGCCGCGTCACGCGCATCACCGACGACGGCGCCCTCGACACCTCGCCGGCGTGGACGCCCGACGGCCGCCACCTGCTCTTCGCCTCCGACCGCGGCGGCCTCTACAACCTGTACGCCTGGGAGGCCGCGACCGGCGACGTCGCGCAGGTGACGAACGTGGAGACGGGAGCGCTGCAGCCGGACGTCTCGCCCGACGGCCGGACGATCGCGTTCCTGCTCTACTCGCGCGCCGGGTACGACGTCGCGACGATCCCGTTCGCGCCGGAGGGCTGGCTCGAGCCGTTGCCGGCGGAGCCCCGCCCCGCGACGGCAGCCGCTCGCCCTGAGCCTGTCGAAGGGAGGGCGGCGCCGGACGCAGCGGGATCCCTCGCGACCTCGAACCCGACCGCGACCTCGGTGCCGGCATCGCCGGGGAAAGAGGCCGCTCATCCCGAGCGTAGCGACTCCGCGTCAGCGGAGGCGCGTAGTCGAGGGACGACCCCGACCTCGACTCCGACCCCGATCCCGACCCCGACCCCGACCGCGACCGCGACCGCGACCGCGACCTCGACCCCGACCTCGACCTCGACCTCGACCGCGACCGCGACCCCGACCGCGACCCCGACCGCGACCCCGACCCCGACCGCGACCCCGACCGCGACCCCGACCGCGACCTCGACCCCGACCGCGACCTCGACCCCGACCCCGACCCCGACCGCGACCGCGACCCCGACCTCGACCTCGACCTCGACCGCGACCCCGACCTCGACCTCGACCGCGACCTCGACCGCGACCCCTGTGCCGGAATCGCCGGAGAAAGAGGCCGCTCATCCCGAGCGTAGCGACTCCGCGTCAGCGGAGGAGCGTAGTCGAGGGACGACCGCGACCCCGACCGCCAACCCTGTGCCGGAATCGCCCGGGAAAGAGGCCGCTCATCCCGAGCCCGTCCCCTCCGACCTCCCCTCCCGCCGCTACCGCGCCCTCGACACGCTCGGCCCGACCTACTGGCTCCCGTTCCTGGCCGCGGACGCGGCCGGCACGGTCTTCGGCGCGACGACCGGCGGCGCGGACGTGCTGCGCCGGCACGCCTGGGCGGCGCAGGCCTTCTGGAGCACCCAGACGCAGGAGCCCGGTTACGCCGTCGCGTACCAGGGTGGCTGGTCCTGGCCACGGCTCGATCTCTCGTCGTCGCGCTTCGTCGGCGACTCTCCCGACCCCGGCGATCGACTCCTCTCCGTGTGGACGCTCGCCGACGCCGGCGCGACGTTCACGTTCACCCGCCTCTCCCGCGCGCTGGCGCTGCGGCTCGGCTGGAGCGGCACGCGCTACGACACGCTCGAGGGCGAGCCCGGCCCCGACCCGCGGCTCCCCTTCCCGTTCGAGGACGGCTTCCTGTCGGACGTGTCGCTCCTGCTCTCGTACTCGGACGCGCGCCGCTTCGTGCGCTCCATCTCGCCCGAGGAGGGCCGGAGCGCGGCGGTCAGCCTGAGCTACGCCGGGTCCGGCACCGGCAGCGACTACGACCTCGCACGTGTGAGAGGGTCGGTCGGGCAGTACCTGCGGGTCCCCGGCCTGGGCCGGACCGTGCTCGCCCTCCGGGCCTCCGGCGGCCTCGCGCGCGGCACGCTCGGCGGCCGGGAGCCGTACGAGCTGGGCGGGGTCCCGCAGCCGAGCCTGCTCTCCGTCGCGCTCGGCTCCGGCATGCCGCCCGACGCGCTGCGCGGCTACGACGTGGGGACCTTCGAGGGCACCGGGTTCGTCCTCGCCAACGCCGAGCTGCGGTTCCCGCTCGGCGCGCCCGAGCTGGGGCGCACGACCTGGCCGCTCTTCCTGCGGCGGCTGCACGGCGCGGTGTTCGCGGATCTCGGCGAGACCTTCGATCGGCCGGGCGAGCCCATCCTCGCCGGCAACCCGCTCGACGCCGGCGCGCTCCGGCTCGGCCTCGGCGCGGAGCTCCGCCTCGAGCTCGTGCTCGGCTACTACATCCGCACCGACCTGCGCCTCGGGCTCGCCCGCGCGATGGGGGCGCCCTTCGACGGCTGGCGCGCGGCGGACGAGGCGATCGCGCCCGACGAGGTCTATCCCTACGTCGTGCTCGGCGCGTCGTTCTGA
- a CDS encoding alpha/beta fold hydrolase: MEKTEHRATALDGTRLHWTSAGAGGPAVVLCDGIGCAGYVWRALEPLLARERRVLHWNYRAHGRSAAPSDPERMTVDDCVSDLLAVLEAAGEERAVLAGHSMGVQVALELQRRHPDRVAGLLLLCGAPGHLLDTFHDSSVLRYAFPWAKQLVLRYPDLARLAFRTVVPTDFALSYAMTFEVDGARVRRADLERYLEDLSEVDPALFVRLLASAEDHDTRPHLPHVTAPTLVVAGERDSFTPLRLSEAIHHAIPGSELLVVPGGTHVAPLEDPELVGERTLAFLGVHAPVRRPRRAGATAATAATAAGAAASKPRRRAAKADGVASAPRARRPRGNGPRAR; this comes from the coding sequence ATGGAGAAGACCGAGCACCGGGCGACGGCCCTCGACGGCACCCGCCTCCACTGGACGAGCGCCGGCGCGGGCGGGCCCGCCGTGGTCCTCTGCGACGGCATCGGCTGCGCCGGCTACGTGTGGCGGGCGCTCGAGCCGCTGCTCGCCCGCGAGCGCCGGGTGCTCCACTGGAACTACCGGGCGCACGGGCGCAGCGCCGCGCCGTCGGATCCCGAGCGCATGACGGTGGACGACTGCGTCTCCGACCTGCTCGCGGTGCTGGAGGCGGCCGGCGAGGAGCGCGCGGTGCTCGCCGGCCACTCCATGGGCGTGCAGGTCGCCCTGGAGCTGCAGCGGCGCCACCCGGACCGCGTCGCCGGCCTCCTCCTCCTGTGCGGCGCACCGGGCCACCTGCTCGACACCTTCCACGACTCCTCCGTGCTCCGCTACGCCTTCCCCTGGGCGAAGCAGCTCGTGCTCCGCTACCCGGACCTCGCGCGCCTCGCCTTCCGGACGGTGGTGCCGACCGACTTCGCCCTCTCGTACGCGATGACCTTCGAGGTGGACGGCGCGCGCGTGCGGCGGGCCGATCTGGAGCGCTACCTGGAGGACCTCTCCGAGGTGGATCCGGCGCTGTTCGTCCGGCTCCTCGCGTCGGCCGAGGACCACGACACGCGCCCGCACCTGCCCCACGTCACGGCGCCCACCCTGGTGGTGGCCGGAGAGCGCGACAGCTTCACGCCCCTGCGCCTCTCCGAGGCGATCCATCACGCCATCCCGGGGAGCGAGCTGCTGGTCGTGCCCGGCGGCACCCACGTCGCGCCCCTCGAGGACCCCGAGCTCGTGGGGGAGCGGACGCTCGCGTTCCTGGGCGTGCACGCGCCGGTCCGGCGTCCGCGCCGCGCGGGAGCGACCGCCGCGACCGCCGCGACCGCCGCGGGCGCCGCCGCGAGCAAGCCCCGCCGCCGCGCCGCGAAGGCGGACGGGGTCGCGTCCGCGCCTCGCGCGCGGCGCCCCCGAGGAAACGGACCGCGCGCCCGTTGA
- a CDS encoding cation diffusion facilitator family transporter, which translates to MSRGHSHGRGAHGRKHEAPHGERCDGHGHGHRHPEHEHDHGEHVHGMGGHHAGASLRRLAASLAITGGVMIAEAIGGWLSGSLALLSDAAHMLTDAGALGLALVAAYLATRPANDKRTYGYRRAEVLAAQLNVGALLVLSVWIVWEAVERLRQPHAAIDLRLMASVAVVGLAANLAILWFLHEEHTLNARAAFLHVLSDTVSSVAILGGAGAMALRPDLRWLDPVLSLAIAALILWGALRLIFEITDILMEGVPRHLDVAAVTRQMESAHGVSAVHDLHIWTISSGMYALSAHLVVHAESIGRNDDILNEVKHGLRRSFGIDHTTLQIESVEYEHLHDVHSH; encoded by the coding sequence ATGTCGCGCGGTCACTCCCACGGGCGGGGGGCACACGGACGGAAGCACGAGGCGCCGCACGGTGAGCGGTGCGACGGGCACGGGCACGGGCACCGGCACCCCGAGCACGAGCACGACCACGGCGAGCACGTGCACGGGATGGGCGGCCACCACGCCGGCGCGAGCCTGCGCCGCCTCGCCGCCTCGCTCGCCATCACCGGCGGAGTGATGATCGCCGAGGCGATCGGCGGGTGGCTCTCCGGCTCGCTGGCGCTCCTCTCCGACGCGGCGCACATGCTGACCGACGCCGGCGCGCTGGGGCTCGCGCTCGTCGCCGCCTACCTGGCCACCCGCCCCGCCAACGACAAGCGCACCTACGGCTACCGGCGGGCGGAGGTGCTCGCGGCGCAGCTCAACGTCGGGGCGCTGCTCGTGCTGTCCGTCTGGATCGTGTGGGAGGCGGTGGAGCGGCTGCGGCAGCCGCACGCCGCCATCGACCTGCGCCTCATGGCGAGCGTCGCGGTGGTCGGCCTCGCCGCGAACCTCGCCATCCTGTGGTTCCTGCACGAGGAGCACACCCTCAACGCGCGCGCCGCGTTCCTGCACGTCCTCTCGGACACCGTCTCCTCGGTCGCCATCCTCGGCGGCGCCGGGGCCATGGCGCTGCGCCCGGACCTGCGCTGGCTCGATCCGGTGCTGTCGCTGGCCATCGCGGCGCTCATCTTGTGGGGCGCGCTCCGGCTCATCTTCGAGATCACCGACATCCTCATGGAGGGCGTGCCGCGGCACCTGGACGTCGCGGCCGTGACCCGCCAGATGGAGTCCGCGCACGGCGTCTCGGCCGTCCACGACCTCCACATCTGGACGATCTCCTCCGGGATGTACGCGCTCTCCGCGCACCTCGTGGTGCACGCGGAGTCGATCGGGCGGAACGACGACATCCTGAACGAGGTGAAGCACGGCCTCCGCCGCTCGTTCGGCATCGACCACACCACGCTCCAGATCGAGTCCGTGGAGTACGAGCACCTCCACGACGTGCACAGCCATTGA
- the rsmD gene encoding 16S rRNA (guanine(966)-N(2))-methyltransferase RsmD — protein MTRIIAGSARGRRLAAPRGEATRPTSDKVRGAVFNVLGQFFEGGDVLDLYAGTGALALEALSRGCARAVCVEADRGAAELIGRNAAACGFEGRVDVRRGRVEEVVPRLAAGAFALAFVDPPYAEGPEAALALAARCLAPGARAVAEHDARRPPPERIGGLALADRRRYGGTGISIYVRE, from the coding sequence GTGACCCGCATCATCGCGGGGAGCGCGCGCGGCCGCCGGCTCGCGGCGCCGCGCGGCGAGGCGACCCGGCCGACGAGCGACAAGGTCCGCGGCGCGGTGTTCAACGTCCTGGGCCAGTTCTTCGAGGGTGGGGACGTCCTCGACCTCTACGCCGGGACGGGCGCCCTCGCGCTCGAGGCGCTCTCCCGCGGCTGCGCGAGGGCCGTGTGCGTGGAGGCGGACCGCGGGGCGGCGGAGCTCATCGGACGGAACGCCGCGGCCTGCGGCTTCGAGGGGCGCGTCGACGTGCGGCGGGGGCGGGTGGAGGAGGTCGTGCCACGGCTGGCGGCCGGGGCCTTCGCGCTCGCCTTCGTGGACCCACCGTACGCGGAGGGCCCCGAGGCGGCCCTCGCCCTGGCGGCGCGTTGCCTCGCGCCGGGGGCCCGCGCCGTCGCGGAGCACGACGCCCGCAGGCCGCCGCCGGAGCGGATCGGCGGCCTCGCGCTCGCCGATCGGCGGAGGTACGGTGGCACGGGGATCTCGATCTACGTTAGGGAGTGA
- the coaD gene encoding pantetheine-phosphate adenylyltransferase: MPRRTAIYPGSFDPLTNGHLAIIQRGLKVFDRLIVAVANNPQKSPLFTAEERKALISEAVGNDPRVEVDSFNALLVDYVRTKGVYTVIRGLRAVSDFEYEFQLANMNRKLLPEFEAVFVMTGEDYFFVSAQLVREVATFGGDVTGLVPPNVAQELRRKLGTPAHR, from the coding sequence ATGCCTCGCCGGACCGCCATCTACCCTGGTTCCTTCGACCCGCTGACGAACGGGCACCTCGCCATCATCCAGCGCGGGCTGAAGGTGTTCGACCGGCTCATCGTCGCGGTCGCGAACAACCCGCAGAAGTCGCCGCTGTTCACGGCGGAAGAGCGGAAGGCGCTCATCTCCGAGGCGGTCGGGAACGACCCGCGCGTCGAGGTGGACTCGTTCAACGCCCTGCTCGTGGACTACGTGCGGACGAAGGGCGTGTACACGGTGATCCGCGGGCTGCGGGCCGTGTCCGACTTCGAGTACGAGTTCCAGCTCGCCAACATGAACCGCAAGCTCCTGCCCGAGTTCGAGGCGGTCTTCGTCATGACCGGCGAGGACTACTTCTTCGTCTCGGCGCAGCTCGTGCGCGAGGTCGCCACGTTCGGCGGCGACGTGACCGGGCTCGTCCCGCCCAACGTGGCGCAGGAGCTGCGGCGCAAGCTCGGCACCCCGGCGCACCGCTAG
- a CDS encoding pyridoxal phosphate-dependent aminotransferase, whose product MKLAKRLDAVKPSPTLAITAKAREMKQKGIDVVGFGAGEPDFDTPAIIKDAAKKAIDQGFTKYTPTNGIPELREAIAAKIQKEHRISYKATEVLVSCGGKHALYNLFQALLNEGDEVVIFTPFWVSYADMVRVAGGVPVLVETTMDTGFDPAPEQIKKAISPRTKAIIVNSPSNPTGAMLSRRTLEAVIAEVKGKEILVVTDDIYDKLVYKGRFENVLDLDPSLQPQVALVNGASKTYSMTGWRIGWTAGPQALISAMQKLQDNSTSNPTSIAQKAALAALTVAGVDEEVEKMRKTFDERRKHIVARLNAIPGVRCFDPGGAFYAFPDVSALLGRKAPGAAEPLGTDGKLIDLLLEKHLVAAVPGSAFGAPGYMRLSFATSMEQIDKGCDRIAEMAKSLT is encoded by the coding sequence ATGAAGCTCGCGAAGCGGCTCGACGCCGTGAAGCCGTCGCCGACCCTGGCCATCACCGCCAAGGCCCGGGAGATGAAGCAGAAGGGGATCGACGTCGTCGGGTTCGGCGCCGGCGAGCCGGACTTCGACACGCCCGCGATCATCAAGGACGCGGCCAAGAAGGCGATCGACCAGGGCTTCACGAAGTACACCCCGACGAACGGCATCCCCGAGCTGCGCGAGGCGATCGCGGCGAAGATCCAGAAGGAGCACCGGATCTCGTACAAGGCGACGGAGGTGCTCGTCTCCTGCGGCGGCAAGCACGCGCTCTACAACCTGTTCCAGGCGCTCCTGAACGAGGGCGACGAGGTCGTCATCTTCACGCCGTTCTGGGTCTCCTACGCAGACATGGTGCGCGTCGCCGGCGGCGTGCCGGTGCTCGTCGAGACCACCATGGACACGGGCTTCGACCCGGCGCCGGAGCAGATCAAGAAGGCCATCTCGCCGCGGACCAAGGCGATCATCGTGAACAGCCCGTCGAACCCGACGGGCGCGATGCTCTCCCGGCGCACGCTCGAGGCGGTGATCGCCGAGGTGAAGGGCAAGGAGATCCTCGTCGTCACCGACGACATCTACGACAAGCTCGTCTACAAGGGCCGCTTCGAGAACGTCCTCGACCTCGACCCGTCGCTGCAGCCGCAGGTCGCGCTCGTGAACGGTGCGTCGAAGACCTACTCGATGACGGGCTGGCGCATCGGCTGGACGGCCGGCCCGCAGGCCCTCATCTCGGCGATGCAGAAGCTGCAGGACAACTCGACCTCGAACCCCACCTCCATCGCCCAGAAGGCGGCGCTCGCCGCCCTCACCGTCGCGGGCGTGGACGAGGAGGTCGAGAAGATGCGCAAGACGTTCGACGAGCGGCGCAAGCACATCGTCGCGCGGCTGAACGCCATCCCCGGGGTGCGCTGCTTCGATCCCGGCGGCGCGTTCTACGCGTTCCCCGACGTGAGCGCGCTCCTCGGCCGCAAGGCGCCGGGCGCCGCCGAGCCGCTCGGGACCGACGGCAAGCTCATCGACCTGCTGCTCGAGAAGCACCTCGTCGCCGCGGTCCCGGGCTCGGCCTTCGGCGCCCCCGGCTACATGCGGCTGTCGTTCGCGACCTCGATGGAGCAGATCGACAAGGGCTGCGACCGCATCGCCGAGATGGCGAAGAGCCTCACCTAG